One Sphingomonas endolithica DNA segment encodes these proteins:
- a CDS encoding Lrp/AsnC family transcriptional regulator yields MTDLDPFEQKILRELQRDGNQTMAELAAKVGLSPSPCWRRVDRLERDGIIRGRVAMVDRRKVGLNAHIFAQVRLNAHGRANLDEFSNAIRAFPEVLDAYVLMGQTDFMLRIVARDIDAYERFFFDKLSKLAGIQEITSTVALSEIKSTHELPI; encoded by the coding sequence ATGACCGATCTTGATCCTTTCGAGCAGAAGATCCTTCGCGAATTGCAGCGCGACGGGAATCAAACCATGGCCGAGCTCGCGGCCAAAGTCGGGCTATCGCCGTCGCCGTGCTGGCGCCGTGTCGATCGGCTGGAACGCGACGGGATCATTCGCGGTCGGGTGGCGATGGTCGATCGCCGCAAGGTCGGGCTCAATGCCCATATCTTTGCGCAAGTCCGCCTCAACGCGCATGGCCGCGCCAATCTCGACGAGTTCAGCAACGCGATCCGCGCCTTTCCCGAGGTGCTGGATGCCTATGTGCTGATGGGCCAGACCGATTTCATGCTGCGCATCGTGGCGCGCGACATCGATGCGTATGAACGCTTCTTCTTCGACAAATTGAGCAAGCTCGCCGGTATTCAGGAAATCACTTCGACGGTTGCGCTGTCAGAGATCAAATCGACCCACGAGCTGCCGATCTGA
- a CDS encoding Glu/Leu/Phe/Val family dehydrogenase: MVLSTISAPPPEQVLVFDEARDGFDGVIVLHSTALGPAAGGCRLWHYGDRTAMTADACRLAQGMTYKNALAGLPMGGGKAVLQRPSDPALRQAGFSAFGRAVRALDGAYVTAEDVGTSVADMNVVARETHYVAGLPPRAGRVGGDPSPATARGVFLAMQLAVRRRLERELGDCTVAIQGVGHVGAALAAMLHAAGAKLIIADLDSSAAARVAVALGAEIASADAILRCKADVLAPCALGGVLNAHTIGRLSAKVVCGAANNQLADPAAAGMLADRGILYAPDFAVNAGGIINVAAEYFGWSPAAAAERVEQTPMRLNRVFALAEQQGLSTHDAAEALAQQLIVAGSAESRSAA; this comes from the coding sequence ATGGTCTTAAGCACGATATCGGCACCACCGCCCGAGCAGGTGCTTGTCTTCGACGAGGCCAGAGACGGCTTTGACGGCGTCATCGTCCTGCATTCCACTGCTCTCGGGCCGGCCGCCGGCGGGTGTCGCTTGTGGCATTATGGCGACCGGACGGCGATGACCGCCGATGCCTGTCGCCTGGCGCAAGGCATGACCTACAAGAATGCGCTGGCCGGGCTGCCGATGGGCGGCGGCAAGGCCGTGCTGCAACGACCGTCGGATCCGGCGCTGCGCCAGGCGGGGTTCAGCGCGTTCGGGCGCGCCGTGCGCGCGCTCGACGGCGCGTACGTCACCGCGGAAGATGTCGGCACCAGCGTGGCGGACATGAACGTCGTCGCCCGCGAAACGCACTATGTCGCCGGCCTGCCGCCACGGGCGGGCAGGGTCGGCGGCGATCCGTCGCCCGCTACCGCACGCGGCGTCTTCCTGGCCATGCAGCTCGCGGTCCGTCGCCGGCTGGAGCGTGAGCTTGGCGATTGCACCGTGGCGATCCAGGGTGTCGGCCATGTCGGTGCCGCGCTTGCCGCCATGCTCCACGCCGCCGGCGCGAAGCTGATCATTGCCGACCTGGACTCGTCGGCGGCGGCGCGTGTCGCGGTGGCGCTGGGTGCGGAGATCGCGTCGGCGGACGCGATCCTGCGGTGCAAGGCCGACGTGCTGGCGCCCTGCGCGTTGGGCGGGGTGCTGAATGCACACACGATCGGCAGGCTGTCGGCGAAGGTCGTGTGTGGCGCAGCCAACAATCAACTGGCCGATCCGGCCGCGGCGGGGATGCTCGCGGACCGCGGCATCCTCTATGCGCCGGATTTCGCGGTGAATGCCGGCGGCATCATCAATGTCGCGGCGGAATATTTCGGCTGGTCTCCTGCCGCTGCGGCGGAACGCGTCGAGCAGACGCCGATGCGGCTCAACCGCGTGTTCGCTCTGGCCGAGCAGCAAGGCCTGTCGACCCACGACGCGGCGGAAGCGCTGGCGCAGCAATTGATCGTCGCCGGCAGCGCGGAAAGTCGATCGGCCGCGTGA
- a CDS encoding TetR/AcrR family transcriptional regulator → MGRPRTFSVEEALEAALGVFWRKGYEGTSYADLVAATGVERPALYSAFGNKEGLFLQALERYGTHYGNYVWEALNLDTAKEVAEAVLTGAVDLNTRFSDRLGCFGINGALAGSDDSEPSRQALIAWRAESETVLRERFERAKEEGDLPAEADCATLAAYVLTVAHGMAVQAKAGIAKERLAAVAQQALSTWPA, encoded by the coding sequence ATGGGACGGCCTAGAACCTTCTCCGTGGAGGAAGCGCTGGAAGCGGCGCTCGGCGTTTTCTGGCGCAAGGGCTATGAAGGCACGTCCTACGCCGATCTTGTCGCCGCGACGGGGGTCGAGCGGCCGGCACTCTATTCCGCCTTCGGCAACAAGGAGGGGCTCTTCCTGCAGGCGCTCGAGCGGTACGGCACGCACTACGGCAATTATGTCTGGGAAGCGTTGAACCTCGACACCGCGAAAGAGGTGGCCGAGGCCGTCCTGACCGGGGCGGTCGACCTCAACACCCGCTTTTCGGATCGTCTCGGATGTTTCGGCATCAACGGCGCGCTTGCCGGATCGGACGATTCGGAACCCAGCCGCCAGGCGCTGATCGCGTGGCGCGCGGAGAGCGAGACCGTGCTGCGCGAACGTTTCGAACGAGCGAAGGAGGAAGGCGATCTGCCGGCGGAGGCCGATTGCGCGACGCTGGCGGCGTATGTCTTGACCGTTGCCCATGGCATGGCAGTTCAGGCCAAGGCAGGCATTGCCAAAGAACGGCTGGCCGCGGTGGCGCAGCAGGCGCTGAGCACCTGGCCGGCCTGA
- a CDS encoding NADP-dependent oxidoreductase: MPEMLNRQFILAARPQGPARLSDFKQVETPVPAPTDGQVLVRNTHFSIDPYQRNLMGNGSSEWPAIDIGDPMGGPTIGVVEDSRNADFAVGDNVQTWSGWQDFATSDGTDLRKLDADEAPLSTALGPLGLPGFTAWYGMTKVHAFKPGGTLVVTGAAGGVGSIAAQLGKLRGLRVVGVAGGAAKTAYLRDHLGLAEAIDYKAADFKEQVERALPDGIDAFFENVGGPIFPVLMEYFNKDAKMVVCGTIADYSKTELPDGPNYLPRLITLIHYRFVDIKAFATPYVIDTFPEFLSELTPLVASGKIRYREEFVDGFARLPETLLTLFDGSHSGKKLIVRAD, from the coding sequence ATGCCAGAGATGCTCAATCGCCAATTCATCCTCGCTGCCCGCCCGCAGGGCCCGGCCAGACTGAGTGACTTCAAGCAGGTCGAAACGCCGGTTCCCGCACCCACCGATGGCCAGGTGCTTGTCCGGAACACGCATTTCTCGATCGATCCCTACCAGCGCAATCTGATGGGCAATGGATCGTCCGAATGGCCGGCGATCGACATTGGCGATCCGATGGGTGGCCCGACGATCGGCGTGGTCGAGGATAGCCGGAATGCGGACTTCGCCGTTGGCGACAATGTCCAGACATGGTCAGGCTGGCAGGACTTCGCGACCTCAGACGGCACTGACCTGCGCAAGCTCGACGCGGATGAAGCACCGCTGTCGACGGCGCTCGGGCCGCTCGGTCTTCCGGGCTTCACCGCCTGGTACGGCATGACCAAGGTTCATGCCTTCAAACCCGGCGGAACGCTGGTGGTGACTGGGGCTGCAGGGGGCGTCGGCTCAATTGCCGCGCAACTGGGCAAGTTGCGCGGGCTCCGGGTCGTCGGTGTCGCCGGTGGGGCTGCCAAGACCGCGTATCTTCGGGATCATCTCGGGCTGGCCGAAGCGATCGATTACAAGGCGGCCGATTTCAAGGAACAGGTCGAACGCGCGCTGCCGGACGGTATCGATGCCTTCTTCGAGAATGTCGGCGGACCGATTTTCCCGGTGCTGATGGAATATTTCAACAAGGACGCCAAGATGGTCGTCTGCGGTACGATCGCGGATTACAGCAAGACCGAGCTGCCCGACGGACCAAACTATCTACCCAGGTTGATCACCCTGATCCACTACAGGTTCGTCGACATCAAGGCATTTGCGACCCCCTACGTCATCGACACCTTTCCCGAGTTCCTGTCCGAGCTGACGCCGTTGGTGGCGAGCGGCAAGATCAGGTACCGCGAGGAATTCGTGGACGGTTTCGCCAGGCTCCCGGAAACGTTGCTGACCCTGTTTGACGGCAGTCACAGTGGCAAGAAGCTGATCGTCAGAGCCGACTAA